In the Terriglobales bacterium genome, one interval contains:
- a CDS encoding tetratricopeptide repeat protein, whose translation MLGVALCFIAVSFLTRQYKERRDFLARSWYARGEQALAAGDSARAIADLRNALAYDRDNSDYYLLLGEALERAGQGAESRSYLLGLLEADPASGRVNLDLARIAAGEGAIEQARRYYHNAIYGFWPENAPEQRRRLRFELARLLLRHKLRNEADSELVALLETMPRGSPADLQAGELLLEAGDYSRAYEVFTASLRSDKRNIVALAGAGEAAFQQGDYRSARSYLARAVELGPVNTRAAELLAAADEIARVNPLAPLITSAERVRRVRQAVKTASARIADCISSTPRAGDAQSASALVSLAAQLAGAEKQAARLHDNPEAIAAVLSTVFAAEAAAERNCGPATGADLALLRIGRSGEARVP comes from the coding sequence GTGCTTGGAGTTGCGCTCTGCTTTATCGCGGTCAGCTTTCTTACCCGGCAATATAAGGAGCGGCGCGATTTTCTGGCACGTTCGTGGTATGCCCGGGGAGAGCAGGCGCTGGCCGCCGGCGATTCTGCGCGCGCCATCGCCGATCTCCGCAACGCGCTCGCTTACGATCGCGACAACAGCGATTACTATCTCCTGCTCGGCGAGGCCCTGGAAAGGGCGGGACAAGGCGCCGAGTCGCGCTCCTACCTGCTCGGCCTGCTCGAGGCCGATCCCGCCAGCGGGCGCGTGAATCTGGATTTGGCGCGCATCGCTGCCGGCGAAGGCGCCATCGAGCAGGCGCGCCGCTACTATCACAACGCGATCTACGGCTTCTGGCCGGAAAACGCCCCCGAGCAACGCCGCCGGTTACGCTTTGAACTGGCCCGGCTCCTGCTTCGCCACAAGCTGCGGAATGAGGCCGACTCTGAACTCGTCGCCCTTCTGGAGACCATGCCCAGGGGCTCGCCCGCTGACCTCCAGGCCGGCGAGCTGTTGCTGGAGGCCGGCGACTACAGCCGCGCCTACGAGGTATTCACCGCCAGCCTGCGCAGCGACAAACGCAACATTGTGGCGCTGGCCGGGGCCGGTGAGGCAGCGTTTCAGCAGGGTGATTACCGTTCCGCGCGATCTTACCTGGCGCGCGCCGTGGAACTTGGTCCCGTCAACACGCGCGCGGCCGAACTGCTGGCCGCCGCCGACGAGATTGCGCGCGTGAATCCGCTGGCGCCGCTGATTACCAGCGCGGAGCGCGTGCGGCGTGTGCGCCAAGCTGTAAAGACCGCCTCGGCCCGCATCGCCGACTGTATCAGCTCCACACCCCGCGCCGGCGACGCCCAAAGCGCCTCCGCGCTGGTTTCGCTCGCCGCGCAGCTGGCGGGCGCTGAAAAACAGGCCGCTCGGCTGCATGACAACCCCGAGGCGATTGCGGCGGTATTGAGCACCGTGTTTGCTGCCGAGGCCGCCGCGGAACGGAACTGCGGCCCGGCTACCGGCGCCGACCTGGCCCTGCTGCGTATCGGTCGCTCCGGCGAGGCGCGCGTTCCATGA
- a CDS encoding DinB family protein has product MKYARHPWALLIIACAAAAWAQAPAASTSPSVGQILDRQIGGVESEFVPAAEAMPEDKYNFAPTSGEFKGVRTYAQQIKHVAAVNYVVFAAIAGEKPPADTGGESGPDSVKTKAEIIKYLKDSFAYAHKVAAGITKESTTDMVQSPFGSNKVSKLGLAAIGISHPFDHYGQMVVYLRMNGIIPPASRAQ; this is encoded by the coding sequence ATGAAATACGCGCGACATCCATGGGCCCTGCTCATCATCGCTTGCGCCGCTGCCGCCTGGGCGCAGGCGCCCGCTGCGTCAACATCTCCGAGCGTGGGACAGATCCTCGATCGCCAGATTGGCGGCGTGGAGTCGGAGTTCGTCCCGGCTGCCGAGGCGATGCCGGAGGACAAATACAACTTCGCTCCGACCAGCGGCGAATTCAAGGGCGTTCGCACCTATGCGCAGCAGATCAAGCACGTTGCGGCGGTGAACTACGTGGTCTTCGCCGCCATCGCTGGTGAGAAGCCCCCGGCCGACACCGGCGGCGAGAGCGGTCCGGATTCGGTGAAAACGAAGGCCGAGATCATAAAGTACCTGAAGGACTCGTTCGCTTACGCGCACAAGGTTGCCGCAGGCATCACCAAAGAGAGCACCACTGACATGGTGCAGAGCCCATTCGGCTCCAACAAGGTCAGCAAGCTCGGCCTGGCGGCGATCGGAATCAGCCACCCCTTCGACCACTACGGACAGATGGTGGTCTATCTGCGGATGAACGGCATCATTCCGCCGGCCAGCCGCGCCCAGTAG
- a CDS encoding MFS transporter — protein MGQAGMADVREQVRGQYQEQAHAGPALEPLREPLFRSLWIAAVISYTGTWMQNVGAGWLMTSLTMDQPRAPLMVGLVQAATSLPVFLVVLVAGALADMVDRRRLLLTAQIWMTLAAAALGVLTLLGMVGPWTLLAFTFLLGFGNVMNDPAWQAITPEIVSARCFAAAVALNSAGFNVARAVGPAIGGVVVAMAGSGAAFLLNAASFLGVIVFLYRWKRAPQASNHPAQRVWHAVGAGLDYIRGAPAVRAVLVRTGLFSLFASALWAMLPLIAKEHGSIGFGTLVACLGAGAVVGATLIPALRRRMSLNRLVALATAVFAVVTCVAGVVRVFPVLCLVLFLGGMAWLSILASLNLSAQTMSPQWVRARALSAYLLVLQGGMAAGGALWGALAGEIGITRALAVAAAGLTMGLLFARRYRLGAAWVELPPPVTTGA, from the coding sequence ATGGGACAAGCCGGCATGGCTGACGTGCGCGAACAGGTCAGGGGCCAGTACCAGGAGCAGGCGCACGCCGGGCCGGCCCTGGAGCCCCTGCGCGAGCCGCTGTTCCGCTCTCTTTGGATCGCCGCCGTCATCTCCTACACCGGCACGTGGATGCAGAACGTGGGCGCGGGCTGGCTCATGACCTCGCTCACCATGGACCAGCCGCGCGCGCCCCTCATGGTCGGCCTGGTGCAGGCCGCCACCAGCCTTCCCGTGTTCCTCGTGGTTCTGGTCGCCGGCGCCCTCGCCGACATGGTGGACCGCCGCCGCCTGCTGCTCACCGCGCAAATCTGGATGACGCTCGCCGCCGCCGCCCTCGGCGTCCTCACGCTGCTGGGCATGGTCGGCCCGTGGACGCTGCTCGCCTTCACCTTCCTGCTCGGCTTCGGCAACGTGATGAACGATCCCGCTTGGCAGGCGATCACGCCGGAAATCGTCTCCGCCCGATGTTTTGCCGCAGCCGTCGCGCTCAACTCCGCCGGATTCAATGTAGCTCGCGCCGTCGGCCCGGCAATTGGCGGCGTGGTGGTTGCCATGGCCGGATCAGGCGCCGCCTTCCTGCTCAACGCAGCTTCCTTCCTCGGCGTCATCGTTTTTCTCTATCGCTGGAAGCGCGCGCCTCAGGCTTCGAATCATCCCGCGCAGCGCGTGTGGCATGCCGTCGGGGCCGGACTCGATTACATTCGCGGCGCCCCGGCGGTTCGCGCCGTTCTGGTGCGCACCGGACTGTTCAGCCTCTTCGCCAGCGCGCTCTGGGCCATGCTGCCGCTCATCGCGAAAGAGCACGGCTCGATCGGGTTCGGAACGCTGGTGGCATGCCTGGGAGCGGGCGCCGTCGTGGGCGCCACGCTGATTCCGGCGCTGCGCCGCCGGATGTCGCTCAATCGCCTCGTCGCCCTCGCCACCGCCGTGTTCGCGGTCGTGACATGTGTTGCCGGCGTTGTCCGGGTGTTTCCGGTGCTCTGCCTGGTCCTGTTCCTCGGCGGGATGGCGTGGCTCAGCATCCTGGCCAGCCTGAATCTTTCGGCGCAGACCATGTCGCCGCAGTGGGTGCGCGCCCGCGCTCTCTCGGCGTATCTTCTTGTGCTGCAGGGCGGCATGGCGGCCGGCGGCGCGCTCTGGGGCGCGCTGGCCGGCGAAATCGGTATCACCCGGGCGCTCGCCGTCGCGGCGGCAGGCCTGACGATGGGATTGCTTTTCGCCCGCCGCTATCGCCTTGGCGCTGCGTGGGTGGAGCTTCCGCCCCCGGTTACCACCGGGGCATGA
- a CDS encoding chloride channel protein, translated as MSARAAAAGQDDAVLRQAPRPLLREEQYFLLLAIVIGVYSGLAVVCFRLAIEWTRLWMLGPALTASPLRTLAAPAAAGLLVALLVVRLFPRARGSGVNQTKSAVYIYDGSIPFRTVVGKFITAALAIGSGHSLGPEDPSLQVGAGLASAIGRRLHLSRERVRLIAPLGAAAGLAAAFNSPIAAVLFVIEEVIGRWSAGVLGAVVLSAVSGTVVARWFLGSEPMFRVPAFELRNPAELLAYAALGVVGGLASVVFLKLVLGLRPRLKALPRWTQYLQPAIAGLIVGALGLFAPQVMGAGYEAMDQAMHGQYSWQLLGGLAGLKIAATAASFVSGTPGGLFAPTLFIGAMLGAAVNGVSQQLAPHLTGPIGAYALVGMGTAFAGILRAPMTSVFMVLEVGGNYGIILPVMISNTVAYLISRSLQRTPLFDELSRQDGIDLPSMEELREERTLRVEDAMQPPPSPVLDAGATVDDALKQVAGSSGGFFLVNGAGAWRIVRRPELEQLGASGAAMHKLHTVAGDVLPVVHPDHSLEHALRMMKSGQLLPVVHRASVAQLLGTVSADDILRAYHEAGREIGIED; from the coding sequence ATGAGCGCGCGCGCCGCTGCCGCCGGCCAGGACGACGCCGTCCTGCGCCAGGCGCCACGCCCTCTTCTCCGCGAAGAACAATACTTCCTGCTGCTGGCGATTGTGATCGGCGTGTACTCCGGCCTGGCCGTGGTCTGCTTCCGTCTCGCCATTGAATGGACGCGCCTGTGGATGCTCGGCCCGGCTCTCACCGCCTCGCCATTGCGCACCCTGGCGGCCCCGGCCGCGGCCGGATTGCTCGTCGCGCTTCTGGTGGTGCGCCTCTTCCCTCGCGCTCGCGGCAGCGGCGTCAATCAGACCAAGTCCGCCGTCTACATCTACGACGGCTCCATTCCCTTTCGCACCGTCGTCGGGAAGTTCATCACCGCGGCGCTTGCCATCGGCAGCGGACACTCCCTCGGTCCGGAAGATCCCTCTCTGCAAGTGGGCGCCGGTCTCGCCTCGGCCATCGGGCGCCGGCTGCACCTCTCGCGCGAGCGAGTGCGGCTCATCGCGCCGCTGGGCGCCGCCGCCGGTCTCGCCGCCGCCTTCAACTCGCCGATCGCCGCCGTCCTGTTTGTGATCGAGGAAGTCATCGGACGCTGGAGCGCCGGCGTGCTCGGCGCCGTCGTGCTCTCCGCCGTTTCCGGGACGGTTGTCGCGCGCTGGTTCCTCGGCTCCGAGCCCATGTTTCGCGTGCCCGCTTTCGAGCTGCGCAATCCCGCCGAACTGCTCGCCTACGCCGCGCTCGGCGTGGTGGGCGGGCTGGCGTCAGTCGTGTTCCTCAAGCTTGTGCTCGGCCTGCGTCCGCGCCTCAAGGCCCTTCCGCGCTGGACGCAATACCTGCAGCCCGCGATTGCCGGGCTGATCGTGGGCGCCCTGGGGCTGTTTGCGCCGCAGGTGATGGGCGCCGGCTACGAGGCGATGGACCAGGCCATGCACGGCCAGTACAGCTGGCAGCTGCTCGGTGGACTGGCGGGGCTGAAGATCGCCGCCACCGCCGCCTCTTTCGTCAGCGGCACACCCGGCGGCCTGTTTGCGCCCACCCTCTTCATCGGCGCCATGCTCGGCGCCGCCGTCAACGGCGTGTCGCAACAGTTGGCGCCCCACCTCACCGGGCCCATCGGGGCCTACGCATTGGTCGGCATGGGCACCGCCTTTGCCGGGATTCTGCGCGCGCCCATGACTTCCGTCTTCATGGTCCTCGAGGTCGGCGGCAACTACGGCATCATTCTGCCGGTGATGATCTCCAACACCGTCGCGTATCTCATCTCGCGCTCGCTGCAGCGCACGCCCCTGTTCGACGAGCTTTCGCGCCAGGACGGCATTGACCTGCCTTCGATGGAAGAGCTGCGCGAAGAACGCACACTGCGCGTGGAAGACGCGATGCAGCCTCCGCCTTCGCCGGTCCTCGACGCCGGCGCCACCGTGGACGACGCCCTGAAGCAGGTCGCGGGCAGTTCCGGCGGATTTTTCCTCGTGAACGGGGCCGGCGCGTGGCGGATCGTTCGCCGTCCCGAGCTGGAGCAACTCGGCGCCTCGGGCGCGGCCATGCACAAGCTCCACACCGTCGCAGGCGACGTGCTGCCGGTCGTGCATCCCGACCATTCGCTGGAGCACGCCCTGCGAATGATGAAAAGCGGCCAACTGCTTCCGGTCGTCCATCGCGCCAGCGTCGCGCAGTTGCTCGGAACAGTTTCCGCCGACGACATTCTCCGCGCCTACCACGAAGCGGGACGCGAGATCGGGATCGAAGACTGA